ACTGTTCTGGATGACAATGCAACTGTGGAAGTCGAGGACATAGTCATCTCCATATTTGCGTTCCGGCGGTTTCGTTACGAGTCATCTACCCCCACGCGCGCTCGGTGAGCGATTTCCACCGGGTTGGAAACGGCAGTCTAGCATTCAACTGGTACAGAACTGTCCTCCATCGCCCGATAATCTCGTCTCCTAACCGGTTTTAATGCGAGAATACCCGGGTCGTCTGAGTGTCTGTTTGGTCATAACTTTCAGGAGTCGAAGAAGGTCACGGAGTCGTTCACTTTGTGGGGCTGAGCCCTGCCGAGCTATCACAAATAAAACATTTAAAATCTCAAAAATTGTTATGTCATTTGACACCAATTCGGTGTATGGAGATTCCGTTCCGTCGCGAGAGCTTGGAGACTGACCGTCTTCTCGCACTCAGCGACGGGGTCATCGCAATCGCAATCACGCTTTTGGTCCTCGAAATCACCGTCCCAGAGATTCCGCCAGGGTCGCCGGTCTCGATTCTCTCAACCTTGGTCTTCGACCAGTGGCACGAGTTCTTCGCCTACGTGCTGAGTTTCTTGGTTATCGGCTCGTACTGGGTACTTCACCGACGGATATTCCTCCACATCGAAGCCCACGACAAAGGAATCGTCTGGCTCAATCTGTTGTTCTTGCTCATGGTGGCGTTCGTTCCCTACGGAACGAGTCTGCTCAGCACCTACCCGACCCAGTTCGGCGTCATGTTCTACGCGGGCATCTTGGCGATTACTGGGCTGACCCTCACACTACTGTGGGGATACGCTTCACGCCGCGACATCCTCGAAGATGGCCTCACCTCGACGCTCGTCGTCCTCGAAGGGACACGGTTCCTCGCGTCGCCGGCGGTGTTCCTCTTCTCGATCGTCATCGCCAGCTTCGATACGAACCTCGCAGTCCTCTCGTGGTTGCTTTTGCTCCCGATAAACGCGCTCTTACAGTCGAGAGTGGTCGAGAGTTACGAAGAACCGGCTCCAGTCTGAGTGCGTCCCTCGTCTCTCACCGGTGGTCGCTCGTTTATCTTCTCAGCGAGCGTACCTTCCTCATGACTGCCTCAATCGACCGAATCGTCTCGCTCGTCGTTCAGTGGCCCGGGGTCGAAACCGCGCCACACCGGTTTGGTGGCACCGAGTTCCTCGTCGCTGGCAAGGAGATTGGCCACGTCCACGACGTCGGTATCGTCGACTTGGCCATCACCAAAGCCGTCCGCGACAGTCTCCTCACTGACGGCCTCGCAGACCCGCACCACGTCCTCCCAGACTCCGCGTGGGTGACCTACCGCGTCAGGAGCGATGCAGACGAACCAGATGCGATTCGACTCCTCAGACTCGCGTACCTCTGGCGAGTGCTCGCGCTCCGACGCCGCGGTATCGACATCGACCCGACGCTCGTCCCCGACGAAGAACTCCAGCACCTCGCCTTCCCCGCTGAACTCGACTCCCTCGTTCGAACCACGTTCAACGAGTCTCTCAATCACCGCGCGTCTGTCTGAGACGCTGACGGACGGGTTGGCCGGTGGAGTGGTCTGCTGACCGACCGTGTGCCTCGGTCGCAAAAACTTTACTGACGTCCGAGTAAACCCCTAGTCATGGGTAAGAATTACGCGGACCTTCACGACCCGAACGCGGAGTATACGATGCGTGAACTCTCCGCGGAGACGATGGGCGTGACCGCAAAGCGCGGTGGCGGACGAGACGTGGAGATTACGGACGTACAGACGACGATGGTCGACGGCAACTTCCCGTGGACGCTCGTCCGAATCTACACTGACGCAGGCGTCGTCGGCACCGGTGAGGCCTACTGGGGTGCCGGCGTCCCCGAACTCATCGAGCGCATGAAGCCGTTCATCATCGGCGAGAACCCGCTCGACATCGACCGTCTCTACGAGCACCTCGTCCAGAAGATGTCCGGTGAGGGCTCTGTCGAGGGCGTGACTGTCACTGCTATCTCTGGTATCGAAATCGCCCTTCACGACCTCGCGGGCAAGATTCTCGACGTCCCTGCCTACCAGTTGCTCGGCGGCAAGTACCGCGACAAGGTTCGCGTCTACTGTGACTGTCACACGGCCGACGAGGCCGACCCACAGGCGTGCGCAGACGAAGCAGAGCGCGTCGTCGAGGAACTCGGCTACGACGCCCTGAAGTTCGACCTCGACGTTCCGTCCGGTCTCGAAAAAGACCGTGCGAACCGTCACCTCCGCCCCGGTGAGATTCGCCACAAGGCCGAAATCGTCGAGGCCGTCACCGAGCGCGTGAAAGACCGCGCCGACGTCGCATTCGACTGCCACTGGACCTTCTCTGGCGGCAGTGCGAAGCGTCTCGCGGCCGCCATCGAGGACTACGACGTGTGGTGGCTCGAAGACCCCGTTCCGCCGGAGAACCTCGAAGTCCAAGAGGAAGTCACGAAGTCCACGCTCACCCCCATCACGGTCGGTGAGAACCGCTACCGCGTGACCGAACTGCGCCGTCTTATCCAGAACCAGGCCGTCGACATCGTTGCGCCCGACATGCCCAAGGTCGGTGGCATGCGCGAGACGCGAAAGATTGCAGATGTCGCGAACCAGTACTACGTGCCGGTCGCCATGCACAACGTCTCGTCGCCCATCGCGACGATGGCGTCTGCCCACGTCGGCGCAGCCATCCCGAACTCGCTGGCGGTCGAGTACCACTCCTACCAACTCGGTTGGTGGGAGGACCTCGTCGAAGAGTCGGTCATCGAAGACGGGTACATCGAGATTCCCGAAAAGCCAGGTCTCGGCCTGACGCTCGACATGGACGCTGTCGAGGAGCACATGGTCGAAGGGGAAACCCTGTTCGACGAGGAGTGAAACGACTCGTCGAGCACGTGAATCTTTGATTCACGGAGTTCGACGAGGCGTAAGCGAACTCACCCCCCGAACCGACGTTTTCTCTCAGCTGTTTCGACCAGCCTAGCTAGTTTTTGTCACTTCGTCCCGTTCATTGCTAGCGCATGTCAGCCGACTACACTGTCGACTACGAACTGAGCGACGCCGACGAGAACATCCACAACAAGTGGGACAACAGTCTGGACCCCCTCGTGACCGTCCAACCCGGTGACGTCGTCCGATTCGAGTGTCGAGACGCACTCGACCGCCAGATAACACCTGAATCGACCGCCGACGACCTCGCAAACGCGAGTTTCGACCCGGTCCACCCACTCACGGGCCCCGTCGCCATCGAGGGTGCCGAACCGGGCGACGTGCTCGCAGTCGAGTTCCTCGATTTCGAACACAAGGGCTGGGGCTACACGGGGTATATGCCCGGCGAGATGGAACTCGGTCTCCTTCCAGAGGACTTCGAAGAGGCGGGTCTCCACATCTGGGACCTCGACGACGACGTGGCCCACTTCGTGAACGGCATCGAGGTGCCACTGGACATGTTCCCCGGAATTGCGGGCGTCGCACCCGCCGCGAACGGCGCACACAACACGCTCCCGCCGCGTGACACCGGTGGCAACTTCGACATCAAGCACCTCACGAAGGGGTCGACGTTGTACCTCCCTATCGAAGTCGACGGGGCGCTGTTTTCGACCGCCGACTGTCACGCAGCGCAGGGTGACGGAGAGGTCTGTGTGACAGGTATCGAAGCGCCGATGTTCGTCACGGCGCGGTTCGACGTGCTGAAAGACAAGTCCATCTCGCAACCAGAACTGGAGACGATGGGTCCGTTCACGCCCACCGGTGCGGACGAACCGATGTACGGGACGACGGGCATCGCCGACGACCTGATGGAGGCGACGAAGAAGGCCGTCCGACACATGATTTCGCACCTCGAAGCAGAGCGCGGGTTGACCCGTGGCGAGGCGTACATCCTCTGTTCGGCAGCGGTCGACCTCAAAATAAGCGAAGTCGTTGACGCGCCCAACTGGACGGTTACCGCGTACCTTCCGGAGAGTATCTTCCCCGAGTAAGGAGTGACTACTGCGCAGGCTTTTCGTCGTTATTCGGTGGTTACCAGTCGCACGCCGCCACTCGGGCGGCACGCGAACACTTGCGCATCCTCGCCGACCTGCTCCGCTACCGCCGAGCGAATCGTTGTTTCTGCCCGTTCGAGTGCGTCTCCATCGACGAGTGCGACAGCACTGCCGCCGAACCCACCGCCGGTCATCCGAGCGCCGTACACACCGTCGGTTCCGGTCGCGAGCTCGACTGCGGCGTCGAGTTCTGGACAACTCACTTCGTAGTCGTCTCGCAAACTCCGATGGCTAGCGACCATCGCCTCGCCGACACGGTCGAAGTCACCGGTTGAGAGGGCCTCTCGTGCCTCCCAGACGCGCTCGTTCTCGGTTACGACGTGTCGTGCCCGTTGAGAGAGAACGTCGCTCAGCGCGCCAGTGTGGGCCTCCAGCAGGTCAGTGTCCACATCTCGGAGGGAGTCGATGTCCACTCCTCGGTCTCGGAGTGTCGCCACGGCCTCCTCACACTCGCGGACTCGGTCGTTGTACCCAGAGTCGGCTAACTCGTGAGAGACGCCGGTCTCGACGACGAGAATCCCCACGTCGCCGCTGATGTGAACCTGTTCGAACTCGCGTGTTCGGCAGTCCAAGAAGAGTGCCGAGTCGGGTTTGCAGAGGCCGACGGCGAACTGGTCGAGGATGCCGCACTCGACGCCGACGCCTTCTCGTTCGGCCCGCCAGCAGGCGAGCGCGAGGTCGGTCGTGG
The genomic region above belongs to Haloferax marinisediminis and contains:
- a CDS encoding mandelate racemase/muconate lactonizing enzyme family protein, producing the protein MGKNYADLHDPNAEYTMRELSAETMGVTAKRGGGRDVEITDVQTTMVDGNFPWTLVRIYTDAGVVGTGEAYWGAGVPELIERMKPFIIGENPLDIDRLYEHLVQKMSGEGSVEGVTVTAISGIEIALHDLAGKILDVPAYQLLGGKYRDKVRVYCDCHTADEADPQACADEAERVVEELGYDALKFDLDVPSGLEKDRANRHLRPGEIRHKAEIVEAVTERVKDRADVAFDCHWTFSGGSAKRLAAAIEDYDVWWLEDPVPPENLEVQEEVTKSTLTPITVGENRYRVTELRRLIQNQAVDIVAPDMPKVGGMRETRKIADVANQYYVPVAMHNVSSPIATMASAHVGAAIPNSLAVEYHSYQLGWWEDLVEESVIEDGYIEIPEKPGLGLTLDMDAVEEHMVEGETLFDEE
- a CDS encoding TMEM175 family protein: MEIPFRRESLETDRLLALSDGVIAIAITLLVLEITVPEIPPGSPVSILSTLVFDQWHEFFAYVLSFLVIGSYWVLHRRIFLHIEAHDKGIVWLNLLFLLMVAFVPYGTSLLSTYPTQFGVMFYAGILAITGLTLTLLWGYASRRDILEDGLTSTLVVLEGTRFLASPAVFLFSIVIASFDTNLAVLSWLLLLPINALLQSRVVESYEEPAPV
- a CDS encoding luciferase domain-containing protein; the encoded protein is MTASIDRIVSLVVQWPGVETAPHRFGGTEFLVAGKEIGHVHDVGIVDLAITKAVRDSLLTDGLADPHHVLPDSAWVTYRVRSDADEPDAIRLLRLAYLWRVLALRRRGIDIDPTLVPDEELQHLAFPAELDSLVRTTFNESLNHRASV
- the galK gene encoding galactokinase — translated: MNESGPNTVEETEPVATEEIALDTATGPVERARTGLQTAFGDGSADAPAPLVAIAPGRVNLVGGHTDYNDGLCLPLAVDRHVAVAARPRDDDLIRVVATDFGETATFTPDDDPDGWVAYVAAVARVLREDTDILGADLAIASDVPSGAGLSSSAAIELAVGRALLGIAGVEIPTTDLALACWRAEREGVGVECGILDQFAVGLCKPDSALFLDCRTREFEQVHISGDVGILVVETGVSHELADSGYNDRVRECEEAVATLRDRGVDIDSLRDVDTDLLEAHTGALSDVLSQRARHVVTENERVWEAREALSTGDFDRVGEAMVASHRSLRDDYEVSCPELDAAVELATGTDGVYGARMTGGGFGGSAVALVDGDALERAETTIRSAVAEQVGEDAQVFACRPSGGVRLVTTE
- a CDS encoding acetamidase/formamidase family protein yields the protein MSADYTVDYELSDADENIHNKWDNSLDPLVTVQPGDVVRFECRDALDRQITPESTADDLANASFDPVHPLTGPVAIEGAEPGDVLAVEFLDFEHKGWGYTGYMPGEMELGLLPEDFEEAGLHIWDLDDDVAHFVNGIEVPLDMFPGIAGVAPAANGAHNTLPPRDTGGNFDIKHLTKGSTLYLPIEVDGALFSTADCHAAQGDGEVCVTGIEAPMFVTARFDVLKDKSISQPELETMGPFTPTGADEPMYGTTGIADDLMEATKKAVRHMISHLEAERGLTRGEAYILCSAAVDLKISEVVDAPNWTVTAYLPESIFPE